The DNA window CCAACTATTTTACGTTACAGTGTTTATTGAAAGATTATTTCCACATTGATTAtagttttaaaatgtccttcttgtgtgtgtttttattaatggGTCACTTTTCAGAGCGTAAAACGTACAGCGTTGAAGAAGCAGTTGAGACCATTGGCTTTGGGTGGTTTCACGTTCTCCTCTTCGTCATCATGGGCAGCGCCAATGTAAGTGCGACAGCCCAGACtaggctaattaaataaaccgCAGTTAATCTCGAAAAATTTTATTAGGCCTACAAGTTTTAAAGTGTGAATCTGTGGTATCTTGCCATTGTTGCATATTACTGGCATACAGTTATATATTACAATTATGCATTAGTTATTGTTATAAAGTGCTTCTAAGTAAGTGGAGACGTCAGGTATAACACATCCTGTGTGAAACTCATGTATTGTGCCATTTTAAGGCTTAGTTGTTTTACTTAAGGAATTAGGCTTTCTGAAACCTGGGATCTGTGTAAAAGAACGTAATGCAGCTGTTGCTTAGTTTTTTTTCAACACTATCTGCTTTGTTACTTTGGTTCTGACAAAAAAGTGATTCCACATTTACACTCTAACAGGAAGTGCCTGGAATTCGTGTGCAGacctactgtacatacatacatgcgtgcgtgcgtgcgtgcgtgcgtgtgtgtgtgagtaagtgagtgtacgtgtgtttgcatgtgtttgtgagtgtacaAGATGTTTGCATAAGTCTGCTCTTACAGCATGAAGAGCTGTCtgattgtgtattgtgtgtatgtgtgttgtatagAATGTAAAGGccttttgagtgtgtgtatttgtgtgcttgattgtgtgtgagttttATAGGTTGTAGAGgccccttgtgtgtgtgtgtgtgtgtgtgttttattgtatgtgtctgttttgtgtatttgtgtgttgtgtacagtaGATTGCAGAGGCTATttgagtgtgcatatgtgactatgtgtgtgtctgagtgtgaggaTTTGACTGTGTTTGTATCTTATATAGATTATAGAGGCCATGGAGATCATGCTACTGGCTGTGCTGTCACCAGAAATCCGTTGTGAATGGCGTCTGCAGGACTGGCAGGTGGCGCTGGTTTCCACGGTGAGAAATGTGTCCAATTGAAGCTcagatacagtgagctccataatgtttggaacaaagagtAGCCATAATAGTGAGCTGATTTGTGCTAGTTTATTCTTTTAGATGGTGTTCCTTGGGTTCATGGTCTGTGGGGCGTTCAGTGGATATATAGCTGACCGATATGGACGCTGGAAGGTTAGTGTTCCACTATTCACCTGTAATTCTTGTTTTATCCACTGGGTGTCAGTGTAGATCACAGACATgcatggaaatgtgtttccttacAGATATACTGTTTGAGGTGCACACTCTTCTGCCCGTCTGTGTGTACTCTAACAGAATGACATGaataatatgaaatgcatgtcatacattttaaaagaaaagtttttttttaattttgcaatgTTGTCATTGATGTGGAACAGGTGGTGTTTGGCGGTTTTGTGTGGTCCGCGTACTTCTCCCTGCTCACTTCTTTCTCACCGTCCTATGGCTGGTTCATCTTCCTCCGCAGCATGGTTGGCTGTGGGATAGCTGGGGCCTCGCAAGGGTGAGAGTGTGTTAGCTGCACTGAACTGTTCATTGTTTAGCGGTCTTATCCTTACCCTTAGATTAGCCCAGTGCTAAGACCGTTTGCACTATCCTCAGGCTGTTAGCATTGCGATCAGGCTGTTGGACCAGCACTAAAACCATTAGCATTATGCTCAGGTCGTTAGAATTTTGCTCAGGCTGTTAGACCAGAGCTAAAACTGTTAGCACTGCACTGAAGCCATTAGCCTATTATACACCTTTATACATCCTTAGCCCACTTGGACTACATGATATTCCCCTTGGTACTGACATGTCCCTGAataatttctctttttccttcagatatattttaaaaacagaattcatTCCTGCGAAGTATAGAGCTTATTTACTCCCACTGGCCTCGGTGAGTGAGAACAATCAGCATTGAAAGGcacagatttgtgtgtgtgtgtgtgtgtgtgtgtgtgtgtgtgtgtgtgtttgtgttagtgtgtatgtgcgtaggTATATGCCTctttgtgcatgtatgcatacgtacatgtatctgtgtgtctgtggctagtttgtgtatgtgtgtgtgtttttagctgtgcatgtttgcatggaTATATGTTTGTGCGCtctagtgtgagtgtgtgtattagtaTGAGAGTAGATGTGCGTATGCTTAattgtgttacagtgtgttgcTCTGAATGTCGATAAGTCAATGAAGACTGCGAATATAAAGCATATCTCAATTTCTGAGATTTTTACTATATCTGTAATTAGATGTCATGTGGAGAGTATATAAtgcgtctttttttttgtgtgtcttcgTTTTGAATTTTTTGAGGGCTGGATTATGGTTTATATAAGAGGTCAATGAGCAGTTGAAAGTAGCCGGGGCTTGTGGGTAACAGCCTGTCTCCTCACAGATCTTCTGGATGGCGGGCTCCATGCTGATCATCATCCTGGGCATGACCGTGGTGCCCGTCCTGGGCTGGCGGTGGATGATCCGGCTGTCAGTCCTCCCCAGCCTCATTCTCATCGTGCTCTTCCAGGTCTAACCGCTCAGGGACGCACTTGCACACATTTTTGCCTTTAAATTTGTTTAACCTTGTTGACCTTATTTTATCCTGAGAGCCCATAGGagtaaaattgcatttttaacagAAACTGCAAATacgtacaacaacaaaaaaaaatacacagagaaGGATTCTGTCATTAGAACAGTGCACCTGATGATTTAAGACAATGACATTCCTCGGAGTGGTTTGTGcactgatttattattattattattattattattattattattattattatcaataacaataatagtacTACTCTGGCCTCTGAACTAGCATGTTTTTCCCAGGAGCACGTGGGTTCCCAAATTTAGGAGCATACTAATGTAGCCCAATTAGTAGGTGTGCTCTTAAATGATTTATTCTAGTtggcacacatcaattttcaggagcaggTGCTAGTACGACGATAGCACTGTAGAGCTCCGCTactgccaataataataataataataataataataataataataatctagtGGCCAGCAGCGATGTTTATGCCTGCGTCCGTCTGTCCCTCCAGTTCATCCCCGAGTCGGCCCGCTTCAACGTGTCGGCGGGGAACGTGGCGGGCGCGGTGGCGACGCTCCAGCGCATCGCCAAGATGAACCGCTCCTCCCTGCCGGAGGGGGACCTGGCGGAGCCCGTCCTGGTGCGCCATTAAAACTCCGCCGAGCGCCGAAGGCTTCCGCTGGCCGTTTGAGAACCTAGAACCTGATGTGTGCTCTCGCTGTTTGTTTGCAGAACGACAGGGGAAGCTTTTACGTTCTCGTGAGCTCCACGTTCAGAAGGACGTCGGTTCTCATGTGGTATTCATGGTATTCACCTGCTTTTTCCTCTACATAAACAAATGGCATTATGAAACTTTGCGTTTAACCTTTTGTAATGGGCAGCAGACAGTCCACCATCCTTTCATTCACCATACTTTTGCTTTAATCAGACTGGTAGTGCTGTATTGAGGCTGTATCTGAGCAGTGTAGACcgtaaatgcattttacaaacTAGAGTCAACTGAACTGATATTGGAAAGTGTTTATAACtaaattactaaaaaaaaaaaaacgacttaTTTTGAAAGTTAAAGACCTCAGCTGGTCTCGGTTTTTACGTGAAGTTTTTGTCAGCGTTTTGTTTAACCCGGTCCTCTGCTGGCCCAAGGTTCGTGGCATCCTTCGCCTACTACGGCTCCGTCCTGAGCAGCTCGGAGCTCCTGGAGAAGAACCTGCTGTGCATCAGGGACCCAGACCCGGAGCACCACGTCAAGCATGTCCAGGAGGGGGCGCGGTGCTACTGCATCCCGTTCGGCATGGCCGATTACCAGACCCTGCTCATCAGCTGCTTGGGAGAGGTGGCACGTGAGTAACAAGAACCACAAACCCACTGCATATTACTGCTGAGCCTAGTCAATACTGCTATTGCAACTGTTATTACATAAATACCACTTCTTATTACTGCTAAGGGCTGTCATAAAGCCTAGTCACTACTGTTGTTACATAAATACCACTGAGTATTACTGCTGAGGGCTGTCATTGAGCCTAGTCATTAATGTCATTACTACTGTTATTACATAAGTACCACTGCGTATTACTGCTGAGGGCTGTCATAAAGCCAAGTCATTACTGTCATTACTACAGTTAAAATACCACTGCTTATTGCTGCCGAGGACAGTCATTGAGCATAGTCATTACTGTTATTACCAGTGTTATTGCATAAATCCCACTGTCTGTTGTTATCGTTGTGGGCTGTGAGCTGTCATAGAGGGTTGTGAGCTGTCATAGAGCCTAGTCACATCAAGACTACCATAAAATAtacttgatttttatttttttttttggggggggggtgaggtgaggtTGGTGCCTCATTGTGTTTAGGGTTAGACAAGGTAGTGCTTAATTCATGGTCTTGTATTAACTCCTTATTGTGACAGTGCAGCCCCTACAGTATGCCACATGAGCGGCTGTAGGTTCGCCCAGAAAGGGAGGGGTATAGTCAACAGGATTGTCCTCGTCTCCTTGTGCACCAGCATTATGGTTGACCAGAGACCTGCAGTTTATCTGATGCCAGCTGCGCATGCTGTGCATTCCTCTGGTGCAGtggctgtgcagctcagctcGGAGTTTGAAACCATGAAAATAATTACTCCAGACAAACTGAGAGAATACAGGATTTCAATGATATTGAAGCAGAGCTTAAACAGCTATTTTGAATGgagtttctgttgttttgtacaTGTGATCTGTGAACACAGAAGACTCTGTGATTTTCGTTTTGCAGTCATTCCACTGAACATAGCCTTACTGAACGTTGTGGGGCGGAAATACAGCTTGGTCATCTTACAGCTCAGCTCAGGGGTCTTCTTCATGCTGGTCAACATCTGCTCTACCATGTAAGCACTGCATCACCCACACAATGCTATTAACCGATTTGACAACAGTCTTCGTACTGACGGTAGAGTGTAATACAGGTGAACACCAGGCaagctgtgtctgtactgacaGTAGAGTGTAACGCAGGTGAACATCAGGCAGcctgtgtcagtactgacagTAGAGTGTAACGCAGGTGAACATCAGGCAGcctgtgtcagtactgacagTAGAGTGTAATACAGGTGAACAGCAGGCAGGCTGTGTCAATACTGACAGTAGAGTGTGATACAAGTGAACAGCAGGCAGGCTGTCTGTACTGACAGTAGAACGGAagactgtgtcagtactgactTTAAAATGTGATACATGTGAATATCAGGCAGgctgtgtcagtactgacagTAGAGTGTAATTCAGGCGAACAACAGGCAACCTGTGTCAGTACTGGTGGGtaggggcaacatagctcaggaggtaagagcggttgtctggcagtcggagggttgctggttcgatccccgctctgggcgtgccaaagtgtccctgagcaagacacctaacccctaaatgctctggtgaatgagaggcatcaattgtaaagcgctttggataaaagcgctatataaatgcagtcaatttacCAATAAAGTACTGACGGAAGAGGCTTCCTCCTCCCCAGGTTTGGCTTCACAGTGCTGCTCTTCCTGATCCGGTCCCTGGTCTCCATGAATTTCAGTGTTGTTTATCTTTATACTGCGGAGGTGGGTGCCCAAGTGCAGTAGAGCTacctgtgcacagacacactcagagtCCTTACCTCTGTACAGACCCACTCAGAGTCTTTacctgtgcacagacacactcagagtCTTTacctgtgcacagacacactcagagtCCTTACCTCTGTACAGACCCACTCAGAGTCTTTacctgtgcacagacacactcagagtCTTTacctgtgcacagacacactcagagtCCTTACCTCTGTACAGACCCACTCAGAGTCTTTACCTGTGCACAGACCCACTCAGAGTCTTTacctgtgcacagacacactcagagtCCTTacctgtgcacagacacactcagagtCCTTACCTCTGTACAGACCCAATCAGAGTCTTTacctgtgcacagacacactcagagtCCTTACCTCTGTACAGACCCACTCAGAGTCTTTACCTGTGCACATACATACTCTTAGTCTTTACCTGCGTGCAGACACACTCAGAGCCTTTacctgtgcacagacacacatagagcTTTTCTCCTGACTTTTGCAGGTGTATCCCACTGCCGTGCGATCCATAGGACTGGGCGTCTGCACTTCCTTTAGCCGAATTGGGGGCATGATCGCACCTTTCATTGCTCAGGTATGCACATCTTTTCATTTCACCAACACATCTACACCTCGCCAATTCACCTCACTCCCGCTGAATACTGCTTCCAGAACACAACTACATCTCGCAGCTGCCGCCCATTAAATGCAGGCTACTTCCAAACACCCTGACCTGATGAAGCTCCCCAAGGATCGAAAAGTTGTCTGTTTCGCACAATGGAAGTATGTGGGTCGAAGCTACGGGAGTTGCGAGTTCTGCTTGTATTTACTTTCAAACAGCTGCCAAACCACTGCCTTCACAGGCTGCACTGCTGGAATGCACATCACAGAGTAGTTCTTttaattccacgaaaagacttTTGAGTGCCTGTTTCATTCAGGGGggtgtgtctttctgtctgatgCACATGTCTGCCGGGCATGTCTCGCAGTCTGATATGGGTAGGTCTGAGGGGCGTGTCTGATGGTTGTGTTTTCCAGGTGTTGATGTCCAGGTCAGTGCTGCTGGCCCTGTTGCCATTCTCCATAtcctgcttcctgtgtgcaGGAGGAGCCCTCCTGTTGCCCATAGAAACCAGAGGACGAGCCCTACTGGTAGGTCAAAGGCCAACACCCCAGCAGGAAAATGTGTGGGCTACAATCAGCATTTAGGCTTATCTTAGGTTGTTATTAACCTGCGGACACACAGGAAAAATTCAGAGCTGTGCTTATTTATTCCATGTGCATTTACTCCTATAGCAATGCATTTACACATATTGCAATGCATTTACACATATAGCAATGCATTTACTCCTATaacaatgcatttatatatatagctgTGTTCCCTCCTATAGCAATGTCTCTACACATATAGCAATGCATTTCCTCCTACAGAAATGCATCTACAGATATAGCAATGGATTTAGTCCTATTGCAGTACATCTGCATATAGTAATGCATTTACTCTTATAGCCAGGCATTTACTCCTATTCCAGTGAATTTACACATAGCAATGTAATTAAGCCTACAGCAATTAACACCATGATACAAGGCTTGCAACTAAGATTTTGACTTCATgtgaggctttttaaaaatattttttgtgtttgtatgctgGTGTGAATAGGTCTTGTCTTGGAGATAAAtttgcttgttatttttatttttctagcaAAGCTCATGACCCGAACCAAATCAACAAAGAGGACGGAATACTTCTTCAGCCATAAATACAGCATAATTGAAAGTTTATTAATTTAAGCAAAAGCATCCATTGTCTGAGCAGTTGGACATTTGTTTACAAGTGGAAACTGAACATCGAAGACGGACTTCACCTCAGAGGTCCTTGGCACTTTAATATTGGTGTTGGTGCACTGCATAGGAGGGTATATGTGTCCTGTAAGAATCCTGGAAGCTAACACAGGCTAACTGCAATTTCAAAAATTCACACGTGCCTGTTCTAGTTTTGATTTTATTGGCATGGAACTGCATGACTTCGAGCTGCATGTtcgcaggaagtgatgtcatgccATGCCATAGTTTTCTTCAGTGTGCAtatgaaacacaaaatatgaGGCATTATGCAGACATGAATGTGTGACAGGCTAACTATGAACCTTCTCTGCCTCTTTAAAGGGGTTATTGGAACAAAGGACCCAAGGCGTATGTACAACAATGCAACAGTGGGTTGCTTCACAGTCCCAATGGCAAGAAcaaatcatttgaaataaagagaaatgcaCAGAGAAATTAACATTCGGAATACCATACCTACTCAAATcgtaaagagaaataaaaattattttaaaaaaaaagtgtactcTGAGATGACTGATGAATGGTTGTGACTGATTAATATCATAAATGTGAAGATCATGTGATCTTGCATTTATGTatctttaattatatttttatttccatgttttatgtatgtatatgtctTTAAGCATCTATACATGCGctgtattttattctgttttgtgttctttgtgGACCCCTGAAAAAATTGCTGTAGCAGGTAATGGGGAtgcgaacaaacaaacaaaaaagggttATGCATTAATATACGCAAATGTAACCCATGGGTATGTTtaaacacacaaccatacatgGTGCTACTTGACCTCATCtatctgtaaaaatgaaaggttTGAAACAAAATCTTGCAGAATATTCACAGTGTGATTTCATTGCTGTTTCTGATATCTTAGACAGTCAAGTCAACTTGGATGTGTACCAATGTGACTATACAACAAACTGTTCAAACTGGGATTTCTCAaagatttgatttattatttgaaaataataaaattaaatggtaTTCCTATGTTTTGGAAAGCAGACTATTATTGCAGTTATATTTTGAGGCTAGGATTGGACTACAGTTAAGGTTGGaggagttagggttagattaCAGTTTGGGTTGGGGGTTAGGTCTAGAGTACAGTTTGGGTTTGGGGATTAGGGTCAGATTACAATTTGGGAGAGGAGgtttacattagattacagtTTTGGTTGGGAGTTATGGTTAGATTACAGTTTGGGTTGGGGGTTTGGGTTGATTACAATTTGGGTTGGTGGGTTTGGATTAGATTACAGTTTGGATTGGGGGGTTAGGGATAAAGCGGGGTGTTGGCTGAGCCCATTTTGAAGAGGGACAGAGCGCActagcagggggaggagccaaagGCCTCTCTCACAATGAGTGACAGATCTCTGATCTCCTCACTGCTCATAAGCTCTTTAACTCTGGCTCCTTTCCCCAGCATTTTTCAGCAGGCAGGATTATGCCGGTGTGTGACTTTGAACCCAACTGTGCTAGTGCAGCACTTACAATATGGCTGTCTAGTTGTGTTTTAATCAGTGGACAAGGTAAAACTGCATGGCTTTACACCTCGTGTACATTCTGTGGGATGTATTATAcctctgtttttcatttaggttGTTTATTTGCTTGCCTTCAAATACCTTCGACTATTATTCAATGTAATTTATATGAATTAATACTATAATCAGTTCCGCTTTATGATTACTCctttctggggaaaaaattaaGTCACAGAAGTTACTTTCTCACTTGAGTCAAAGGCAGAAGGTTGGTGatcctggtgtgtgtgtcataATGCGCTCGGTGATGCTGGTAGGTACTGGCTGTTAACCCTCTGTTCCAGTGTCCAGGTCAGGGAGTTGAAAGAGATCCACAGGTGGTACCTCACCCCCAGGTAATAATCCTTCCTGTGTGTCTCGTTGGCCTGGCAGCACGAGGGTTAATCTGGCTTACAGAGGTAGGGGGAGGAGTCTCATATGACTAGGGAGGTCCTCCTTCTGATCTTAgagaaaagaaggagagagacagagagaagcatGGAGAAAAGAGTGAGGGGGGACAGATGGAGAGAAGCGGAGATGTCAGTGTTCTGCTGCAGCCCCTGGGCTGCAGACCTCCTTACGGCTCCTTGTTGCTTCGGTGA is part of the Anguilla anguilla isolate fAngAng1 chromosome 7, fAngAng1.pri, whole genome shotgun sequence genome and encodes:
- the svopl gene encoding putative transporter SVOPL, which encodes MKEQLVSAIHLQEVELEYVNENATPEEPKERKTYSVEEAVETIGFGWFHVLLFVIMGSANIIEAMEIMLLAVLSPEIRCEWRLQDWQVALVSTMVFLGFMVCGAFSGYIADRYGRWKVVFGGFVWSAYFSLLTSFSPSYGWFIFLRSMVGCGIAGASQGYILKTEFIPAKYRAYLLPLASIFWMAGSMLIIILGMTVVPVLGWRWMIRLSVLPSLILIVLFQFIPESARFNVSAGNVAGAVATLQRIAKMNRSSLPEGDLAEPVLNDRGSFYVLVSSTFRRTSVLMWYSWFVASFAYYGSVLSSSELLEKNLLCIRDPDPEHHVKHVQEGARCYCIPFGMADYQTLLISCLGEVALIPLNIALLNVVGRKYSLVILQLSSGVFFMLVNICSTMFGFTVLLFLIRSLVSMNFSVVYLYTAEVYPTAVRSIGLGVCTSFSRIGGMIAPFIAQVLMSRSVLLALLPFSISCFLCAGGALLLPIETRGRALLQSS